GAGGTTGGGGATGTGGTCGATGGCGCACAAAGCGCAACAAGCCGCATCGATGCGGGATTCCTCCAGCCACTTCCCGGCGGGGACGGAGCCCGTGCCGTGCGTGACATGACAGAAATCGAGAATGCCCCGACGGACTTCCGGTTGGGGATTGACGATCTTCTTGTTCAGGCCGCGCGCCTTCTTGACCTGGCCCATGGCGTACCCGGCGAAGGTGTCCTTGCACAGGATGGACAGAAAACGACTTCGATCCAGCATCGCCATCGAGGGGTGGCGGATGCGGACGGTGGAGTCCTGCGTGTGCAGGAGTTCCAGCGCGGAAGGATTGGCCTTGGCCAGAAGCTCGATGAACTTCCCGATCTCCCAGTAGACCTCGTCGTTTTTCGGGCTGGAGACCTGCTCCAAAAGGTCGCCGCCCAACCGCTCGTCCAGCGGCTGCACGAACACGCCTTTGATGTCGGTGTCTGAGGTGGCCGTGTGCAGGCCGTAGGCGCGGCTTCCGCTGATCGCTTCGAAGACGATCCAGCCCTTGGCCCGAAGGTCTTCCAGTGTCATGCCCATCGCACCAGGGATTCCAGGAAGAAGGTTTCCAGAATTTGTCTTTGCTCGGGGCCGTCTTCGGGCATGGCTTCGTAGGCTTTTCGCGAGGTCTCGTCCTGCTCGGCGATGAACTCCAGGAGGATGTCTTCCGGAAGATGGAGCTCGCCTTCCACGGCGTGCCGTTTCGCTTCTTCCAGCCGACGGATGGCCGTCAGGAGAGCGGATCGTTCGGCGACCTTCAACGGCACGAGCAGCTCCTCGAAGGTCATCGGGGGAACGGATCCCTGCTCCACGATCCATTGCGCGGCAAGCAGAGGCCGCAGGATGTAGAAGAGCTTCTACCGTCCCGGCGGATGCCTCGCGAGCTTGCGCTGCAGTGTGCGCCGGTCGATCCCGAGCAATCGCGCCGTGCGGCTCACATTGCCGCCGGTCTGCAGCAGGATGCGTTGGATGTGTTCCCACTCCACCTTTTCCAGGCTCGGAACGCTCGCGTCCAAGGCCAGCTCCCTGCCCGCGAGGGAGGCTTCCACTTGGTCGATGGAAACTGGCTTGGTGAGAAGATCGGAGGCTCCGCGCCGCGCTGCCTCCAAAGCCGCTCCGATGCTCGCCCAGCCCGCGACCACCACCAGGCGGCAGGCCGGGAAGGATTTCCGCAATTGCGTAAGGAGGTCCAGGCAGGTGATGGCATCCTCGCGCATGTTCACCAGAGCGTGCGTGGGAGTGGTGGGGATCGTTTCCCAGGAGGCGGGGGTGGGCGGCGTTTCCCAGCCGCGGCGGGACAACGACAGGGCGAGCTTCGCGTTGGAGCGGAAGTCGTCGCCCAGCAAAAGGATGTTCCCGCCCAGCATGGCCGGAAAACTAGGTGACCTTGGCGTGTGTGGCGAAGGGGTTGGCCAAAATGGGATGATGGACCCGACCCATCGATCCGATTGACCGGGAACAAGGACAAGGACAAGGACAATGACCGCAAACGAACCAACCATCGCGTGGAATCCGGAATGGGAGCTGGGCATCGAATCGATCGACACACAGCACAAGCGTTTGGTCCGGATGATCGCCGCCTTGCAGGAGCAGGTGCGTTCCGAGACGGGGACGTCCACGGTCGATTCGCGACTGATCCAGGAATTGCTGACCTACGCCCTGACGCATTTCACCGACGAAGAAGGCGTGTTCCGTGGCAAGGGCTGGGAAGGCGAAGCCGCCCACATGTTGGAGCACCAGAATTTCATGGTCAAAGCCCGCAGCGAAATGATCCGCTTCCAGACAGGCACGCCCGATACTCGCGCCGCCTTGCTGGGTTGGTTGGTAGGTTGGCTGAAAAACCACATCGCCTTCGCCGACCGCGAGCACGGGGCGTTCCTCCGCAACAAGGGGTTCGTCGACTAAACCTAAATCCCGCACTAGAATCGAGCGCATCCCATCCCGTCTGGCTTCGGGCCTTGGATTCCGTGACTTCGTCGCCGCACCGAACAAGGGTGCGCCTCCTCAGCCCCGAAACCAATTCCCATCGCCATCCAGGCGGGCTGCATCCCGCTCTAATGCGGGAATTAGGATAAACAAATCGTGTCAGGAGAGGAGCAGGCTCGCCGGAGCGGCCCAGATCGCATCTTCGCTGGAGATCCTACGCAGGATTCGGTCTTCCGAGACCACGATGCCCGCCAGGATCGGTTTGTCCAGGAGATCCGACAAGTCTCGGAGATGACGCGCGTCGATCGACGTGGTCTGGTTGCCGGACTTGCACTCGAAGGCGAAATAGCCGTCTTCCCTTTCCAGGAGAAGGTCCACCTCGCGGCCGTCGACCGTTCGCAGGTGCCAGGCCTGCACGGGCAAGCGAAGCGTCCTGATGGTTTTCCAGATTTCCGCGATCACGGCGGATTCGTATTCCGCCCCGTCCAACTCCCCTCGTTTGCGCAGCACCGCTCGGCGCACGCCGGCATCCAGGATGTGGAGTTTCGGGGATTTGGTCATGCGCTTTTCGGCATTGCGAAACCACGGGGCAAGCAACAGCGCGTGATAGCCCGTTTCCAAGTGGGCCATCCAGGCTTTGGCGGAAGGGGAGGAAATCCCCGCTTCGCGTCCCAGATCGGACCAGTTGGCCAATTGTCCGGTCCGCAGGCACGCGAGCTTCAGAAGTCGCACGAAAGGTTCCATGTGATCCAGTCGAGCCACGTCCGCCAGGTCCTTTTCCAGGTAGGTTTTGACATAATCCTCCTGCCAGCGGATTCGATCAGTTTCTGTCCAACTTTCCTCCACCCAAGGTGCGGGCATTCCTCCTTCCGTTTTCATCCGGTCCCACAGGGCGGACTCGATTCCGGACGCAGGATCCGCCAGTCGAAGCGGGTCGATCCAGGATTCCAGCATGGTCTGGGGATCCGAGGAAGTCAACAGTTGGGCCAGACGCGAACGTGGCGAGCGTCCCAGCCGATGGCAGGCGAGTTCAGCCAGGCTGAAGGGAAAGAGTTCCATCAGCGCCGCCCGACCGGCCAGGCTTTCGCGCACACCCTTCAGGACGAGCATTTGACTGGAGCCCAAGAGCAATGCTCGGAATTGCCGATCGCGATCGTGGCAGGCCTTGAACGTCTCGAACAAGTTGGGGAGTTTCTGGATTTCATCCACGACCAACCGCTTCGAACGCCCCAACCATTGGGGAACACTCCAGGATCCCAACGTCGGGCGCACGATCGGATCATCCAGATCCATGTAGGTCCAATCTTGTGCGCATTCCCGGGCAAGCGTGCTCTTGCCCACCTGTCGAGCTCCCGTCATCACCACCAGTCGTCCTCGTGACGAGCCGAGCAAGGAATCGAGCTCCTCGAAAGCCAGTCTTTTGATCATGGCGTAATATTAAAACTTTGATTTTAAATATTACGCCGAAAACAAAAAAGCCCGCCTCCGGGAAACGGAAGCGGGCGCCTTGTGTCAACGGAAAAGGACTTTAGCGCCCCTTGCGGGAATCCGCCTTCTTGGGGTCGGCATTGGCCTCGGCAGGCTTGGCACCGGCCTTGGATTCGGTGGTGGCCATGGAAAGGCCTGCCGCCTGGAACGCAGCGGCATTGGCCGGATTCTTGGGGGCTTCCTCCAAAATCCAGCGGTATTCCTTCCATCCCAGCAAGTTGGCTTTGCGCGCCGCGATGTCGCGGGCGGCATCTTGTTGGGCCTGGATGGCCGCGATGCGGTCCGGATGGGAGCGCATGGAGTCTTGGAACACGCTGTCCAGGATGCGCACCAGCGAATCCGTCTGGCGCCAGCGGGCAGCCCGTTCGGGCTGCAAAAGACCGTCAGCCGGCGGGGTGAATTCCGTGGGCTTGGGCGGTGGTGGCGGGGGAGCGGGCTTGGGAGCGGGCTCCTCGTTGCAGCCCCACAGCCCAACCAAAACCAGTGCGATGGCGAGACTCTTGGTCTTCATGCGGACTCCTTGACAACAAAAAGCGGCCGGATTCCTTCAAGGGTAACCACTTCCACACGCGCGTGTCACCCCGAAAGCGCAAGAACGCACCCCGCCCATCAAACAATTCAAGCACCAAAAGGGCTAAGACTGGGGCTGGCAGGGGGGAGGCTCCAGGGGTTTGCTTCCCAGGATGTGGCACCAGAAAAGCTCCCGCCCTGGTAGGGCGGGCGGGGGGTGGGTTGGCTCAAGAGTACTTTTCCAAACCTCATGAGAATCCTTTCCGGCATCAAGCCTTCCGGCGAAATCCATTTCGGCAACTATCTGGGCATGCTCAAGCCCATGGTGGACAGTCAAGATCGCGGTGAACTGCTCTGCTTCATCGCCAATCTCCACAGCCTCACGGGCCTCGTGGACGGCCCCCAGATGGCCACATGGACCCGCCAAATGGCCATCGACATCCTGGCCTTGGGCATGGATCCGGACAAGAGCGTGTTCTGGATGCAAAGCGACGTGCCCGAGGTGGCGGAGTTTTCGTGGTACCTCTCCAACTACACGCCGGTGGGCCTGTTGGAGCGCTGCCACGCCTACAAGGATGCCATCGCCCACGGCAAGAGCCCCAATGCGGGCTTGTTCACTTATCCGGTGCTGATGGCCGCCGACATCGTGGGCTATGGCGTCAACAAGGTGCCTGTGGGACGCGACCAGAAACAACACGTGGAAGTCGCCCGCGACCTGGTGGGCGCGTTCAACCACCGCCATGGGGATGTTCTGGTGCTGCCGGATCCCGAAATCGGCGACGACGTGGCAACCGTGCAGGGATTGGATGGACAAAAAATGTCCAAGTCCTACGGGAACACCTTGGGCATCTTCGCGGATCCGGCCGAGGTCAAGAAGAAGATCATGGCCATCGCCACGGACTCCACGCCGCTGGAAGACCCCAAGGACCCGGATGCCAATCCGGTGTTCGCCTGGTACAAGCATGTGGCCTCACCCGATGCGGTGGCGGAAATGGATCGCAAGCTCCGCGCGGGGGGCTACGGCTGGGGACACGCCAAGAAGGAACTGGTACAAGCCTTCCTGGACCACTTCGCGCCGTATCGCGCGCGTCGCGCCGAGATCGCCGCGGACGTGGACGGCCTCAAGAAGATCATGGCGCGCGGCGCCGAGAAGGCCCGTGCCATCCATCTGCCCATCCTCGAAGCCGTCCGCCGTTGCGTCGGCGTGAAATACCTGTGATCAACCGTCTCTCTCCGTCCAACCAAGGATTCCTGCCATGATGAGCTGGGACGATTACTGGAAGCAATACAGCATCTCCAAGGCCGAGCGCTGGATGATCGGCGAACGCCATCGCAAGCTGATGTCGTGGATCGACTCCTTGGGTGGTGGGAAAAAACGCGTGGTGGAGATCGGTTGCGGGTTCGGCTCGAACATCCGGCGCCTCAAGGAAGAGCGGACCGACATCGAGTCCCACGCCCTGGACTTTTCGGAGATTTCCGTGGAACGCATCCGCGGATCGGTGGATGAGGTCCATCGCGCCGATTGCCAGAACACGGGCCTTCCGGAAGGCCACTTCGACTTCATCTACTCCAGCGGCTTGATGGAACACTTTCGCGACGAAGGCCCGTTCGCCCGCGAGATGTTCCGGATTCTGAAGCCCGGAGGCCTGATGGCCACCTTCGTGCCGGCCCGCTGGTCGATCTGGCAGCTCTACCAGCTGTTGCACTTTGGCAAGTGGATCCACGGCTACGAAAAGGCCTATTCCAAGGCGTTCCTGCACCGGGTGTTGGTGCGCGAAGGCTGGAAGGTGGAAGAAGATTTCGGGCTGGATCCGTTCTCCTTCAATGGCTTTGCCATGAAGCTTCTGAACAAATCCTTCGAGCCTGCCTGGAAAAAGTCGCCTCTGTCGGCTGGCTATACGGAGATCTGCGTCCTGACCCGAAAACCCGCCTAGCCGGTTGTGCTAGGGAGGTTCGAAGGGTATGATCGGGGGCATGGAATCTCCTGATCTCCTGGATATCTCGGTGTTGGAATCGCTTCGCAAGTACGGGCAGTCGGCCTTTCTGCTCAAGATGGTCGACTTGTTTCTGGAAAGTTCGTTGGAGTCCATCGAAACAGTCGAGTCCGCGAGTCTTGCCGGGAAATGGGAAGAAGCAGGATTTGCCGCCCATGCCCTGGGATCCGGCTGTGGAAGCCTCGGACTGGTACGGCTCCACGGGAATGTCCATGCCATCGATGCAGCCAGCCGCGCCAAGAGGTTCGACGATATCCCGCCCTTGGTGGCCCAGTCGCGGCCGATCTGGGAGCTGTCCTGCGAGGCGTTGCGCGAGCATCGGAAGACGCTGGCCTGAAGTTATTGGAGTCGAGGATTTGTTAATTCCCAGAATGGTGATGGAAACGGGAATCGGAGGGCCGGTTCCGACGTCCACCACTTGAACACCGATCGACGCCGCTTCGCATTTGGCGAGGAAGCGTCCCTGTCGGGAGGGAACCGTCGCCTTGACCATCGTCAACCTTTTGCTTTCCGTGGTCGCTTCCGGCCAACTTTCGATCCCCGAAAACGCATTCCTTGAGATCGCCTTGCGGCGCAATCTCACGTTGCGCACGGACAGTCTCGATCTTCGCTCCAGCGGCGAAGCCTTGGTGGCCTCCGAAGCCGCCCTGGGGCCGCAGCTGGCCCTGACAGGATCCGCCGAGTTGGCCCGTCCCGCCGCAGGGGGCACATCCACTGGCCTAGGTGTAGGGGGAACTGCCTCCCAGATCTTGCCCACCGCCGCCATCGCCTCGATCGGATGGACCGGGACATCCAGCCGATTTGACCCCCAATCCCCGCCGCGTTCGCTGGATGCGGACACCTCGACCCTTTCGGTGAGTCTCAAACAGCCGCTGTTGCGGGGCTTCGGCGAGGCTTCGCCGACCTTCCAGGCGGTCACGCAGGCCAGATCGGCCCGCAAGCTGCGGTTTCTTGCCGCCCGGGGCGATGGATTGGCCCTGTTGCAGCGGGCCAAGACCAGCTTCTGGAACCTGATGGCCATCCGGGCCCAGCTCCGCGCCTTGGCGGATGATTCGCTTCGGCAAGGACGTTTGCTGGAAGTTTCCCGTGTGCAGTTCCGCACGGGTTCCATCGCGGTCCTGGATACCTTGACTTCCCACCAGACCTACGGGAAGGCACGCTTGGCGCTTTTGCAGGCCCGGCAGAGCGAGCGGGAAGCCTTGCGCCAGATCTCTTCGCTTGCCGACACCACGGGGCTTTCCTTCCCGCAGCCGGACACACTTCCCGAGCCGGAGAAGTTGGTGTTTCCCGCCAGCGCGGTTCTTGTCGAATCCGCTTTGAGCCACGCGCCATCGATCCTTTCCGCGCAGGAGAAGATCAACGCCCAGGAATCAGAAGTGGTGTTGCGCCGCTCCAATCGCCTCCCCCAGTTGGATGCCACCGCCTTTGGTCGTACGGGGATGCCCGGCGGGAATCCCGCCTCCGAGTGGATGGTGGGCGGTCGGTTGGACCTTTCCTGGTCCATCCCCTCCGGTGCGGAGCGGGCGAGGTACAGACAAGCCCTGACGGATCTTTCGTCCTTGAAGCTCAAGGCGGAATCCTCGCGCAAGGAGCTGGTCCGGCAGATCGAGCGGATCCTGGACCAGTACGACGCCTCGCAGGAACAGTTGCTGGTGGCGTTGGATCTGGCACGGGTCCAGAAGGCGAGGCTCGCTTCGGTGGAAGCGGCGGTGAACGCCGGCGCCAAGAGCGGGGTGGATCTGGACGCCGCCCGCACCGATTGGTTGTCCGCTCTGCAAGCCACGTGGAGCGCCTTCGCCGGAGCCAAGGCGCTCGAGGCGGAGCTGGAAACAAGCACGGGAATCGGTCCCGCCCGCAGGGGCTGGGTCTGGGAGGAAAAATGAACGTTTTCCATCGGGGAGTCCTGGCGTTCGCTGGATTCCTCCTTTTGTCCAACTGCGGCAAGGCCAAGGAGAACGCGGGTCGGCCCGTCGTGGTGGGGTCCGCCACCATCCGCGATGCGGTGCGGCTTTCCGGCAACATGCAGCCGTTGGATTCGGTCAACATCAAAAGCGAGGTGTCGGGACAGATCGTGAAGGTGTTCTTCCGCGAGGGGGATGCCGTCAAGCGCGGACAACTCGTGGCCCAGATCGATTCGTCCACCTTCGTCGTGGCCCGCGACAAGGCGGCGTTGGATGTGGACAGAAATCGCCTGGCGCTGAAGCTCGCGAAACGGGATCTGGAGAGGGTCAAGGAACTGGCCGCCACGGGATCGGTCAGCAACGACCGCATCGAAGACCTCTCCGCGATGGTGGAAAAGGCGGAACTGGATCTGCGGTCCGCGCAGCTGGTGCTGTCGGACGCCAACCTCAACCTGGTCCGCACGCGCATCCGCGCTCCCATGGACGGACGCCTCATCGCTTTTTCCACCGTGGCGGGCATGGTGGCGTCTTCCGCGACCAATGCCAATGGCGGCACGTCGCTGGGCACCATCGCCGATCCCACCCGCCTGAAGGTGGTGGTGGAAGTGGGCGAGTTGGACTACGTGCGGCTGAAGATCGGGATGCCGGTGGCCATCTCGACGGAAAACGGCAAAGCCCGCAAGGCCAAGGTGAGTTTCATCCCCAGCTCCGCGCGGGCCAGTTCGGATTCCAAGACCATCAAGGTGTTTCCGGTGGAGGTGGTGCTGGACGACGACGCCACGGGGCTCCTGCCGGGCATGACGGTGGGAGTGGATTTCGTGTTCCTGGAGCGACGGGCCGAGCTCGCCATTCCCTACGAGGCCATCCGCACGGCGGCGAAGGCTGGAGCCGGCGGCGGACGCCGCGCCAAGGGAGCGAGCACGGACTCCCTCGTTTCGGGGACGAAGGATTCCGCCAAGGCCGCGATGACAGGATCCGGCAAGGATAGCGTGGCGGGGATGCCTGGGCGTCCCGGGCGCGTGAAACTGGTATCCAGTTCGCCCACCGACAGCGGCAAGCGAGCGATGGTGATGGTGCGCCGCGAAGGGATGATCGTTCCCGCGCCCATCCTGGTGGGAGTGACCGATTTCCGTCATACCGAGGTGCTGGCCGGGCTTGCCGCCGGCGATACGGTGTGGGTGGTGGACGAATCCGCCGACGCCGCTGCCAAGTCCAAGAACG
This DNA window, taken from Fibrobacterota bacterium, encodes the following:
- a CDS encoding class I SAM-dependent methyltransferase; the protein is MMSWDDYWKQYSISKAERWMIGERHRKLMSWIDSLGGGKKRVVEIGCGFGSNIRRLKEERTDIESHALDFSEISVERIRGSVDEVHRADCQNTGLPEGHFDFIYSSGLMEHFRDEGPFAREMFRILKPGGLMATFVPARWSIWQLYQLLHFGKWIHGYEKAYSKAFLHRVLVREGWKVEEDFGLDPFSFNGFAMKLLNKSFEPAWKKSPLSAGYTEICVLTRKPA
- a CDS encoding Hpt domain-containing protein; translation: MESPDLLDISVLESLRKYGQSAFLLKMVDLFLESSLESIETVESASLAGKWEEAGFAAHALGSGCGSLGLVRLHGNVHAIDAASRAKRFDDIPPLVAQSRPIWELSCEALREHRKTLA
- a CDS encoding ATP-binding protein encodes the protein MIKRLAFEELDSLLGSSRGRLVVMTGARQVGKSTLARECAQDWTYMDLDDPIVRPTLGSWSVPQWLGRSKRLVVDEIQKLPNLFETFKACHDRDRQFRALLLGSSQMLVLKGVRESLAGRAALMELFPFSLAELACHRLGRSPRSRLAQLLTSSDPQTMLESWIDPLRLADPASGIESALWDRMKTEGGMPAPWVEESWTETDRIRWQEDYVKTYLEKDLADVARLDHMEPFVRLLKLACLRTGQLANWSDLGREAGISSPSAKAWMAHLETGYHALLLAPWFRNAEKRMTKSPKLHILDAGVRRAVLRKRGELDGAEYESAVIAEIWKTIRTLRLPVQAWHLRTVDGREVDLLLEREDGYFAFECKSGNQTTSIDARHLRDLSDLLDKPILAGIVVSEDRILRRISSEDAIWAAPASLLLS
- a CDS encoding efflux RND transporter periplasmic adaptor subunit, with the translated sequence MNVFHRGVLAFAGFLLLSNCGKAKENAGRPVVVGSATIRDAVRLSGNMQPLDSVNIKSEVSGQIVKVFFREGDAVKRGQLVAQIDSSTFVVARDKAALDVDRNRLALKLAKRDLERVKELAATGSVSNDRIEDLSAMVEKAELDLRSAQLVLSDANLNLVRTRIRAPMDGRLIAFSTVAGMVASSATNANGGTSLGTIADPTRLKVVVEVGELDYVRLKIGMPVAISTENGKARKAKVSFIPSSARASSDSKTIKVFPVEVVLDDDATGLLPGMTVGVDFVFLERRAELAIPYEAIRTAAKAGAGGGRRAKGASTDSLVSGTKDSAKAAMTGSGKDSVAGMPGRPGRVKLVSSSPTDSGKRAMVMVRREGMIVPAPILVGVTDFRHTEVLAGLAAGDTVWVVDESADAAAKSKNAMPGGPPGGGH
- a CDS encoding hemerythrin family protein, coding for MTANEPTIAWNPEWELGIESIDTQHKRLVRMIAALQEQVRSETGTSTVDSRLIQELLTYALTHFTDEEGVFRGKGWEGEAAHMLEHQNFMVKARSEMIRFQTGTPDTRAALLGWLVGWLKNHIAFADREHGAFLRNKGFVD
- a CDS encoding TolC family protein, producing MTIVNLLLSVVASGQLSIPENAFLEIALRRNLTLRTDSLDLRSSGEALVASEAALGPQLALTGSAELARPAAGGTSTGLGVGGTASQILPTAAIASIGWTGTSSRFDPQSPPRSLDADTSTLSVSLKQPLLRGFGEASPTFQAVTQARSARKLRFLAARGDGLALLQRAKTSFWNLMAIRAQLRALADDSLRQGRLLEVSRVQFRTGSIAVLDTLTSHQTYGKARLALLQARQSEREALRQISSLADTTGLSFPQPDTLPEPEKLVFPASAVLVESALSHAPSILSAQEKINAQESEVVLRRSNRLPQLDATAFGRTGMPGGNPASEWMVGGRLDLSWSIPSGAERARYRQALTDLSSLKLKAESSRKELVRQIERILDQYDASQEQLLVALDLARVQKARLASVEAAVNAGAKSGVDLDAARTDWLSALQATWSAFAGAKALEAELETSTGIGPARRGWVWEEK
- a CDS encoding two-component system response regulator; this translates as MLGGNILLLGDDFRSNAKLALSLSRRGWETPPTPASWETIPTTPTHALVNMREDAITCLDLLTQLRKSFPACRLVVVAGWASIGAALEAARRGASDLLTKPVSIDQVEASLAGRELALDASVPSLEKVEWEHIQRILLQTGGNVSRTARLLGIDRRTLQRKLARHPPGR
- a CDS encoding nucleotidyltransferase domain-containing protein, whose translation is MTLEDLRAKGWIVFEAISGSRAYGLHTATSDTDIKGVFVQPLDERLGGDLLEQVSSPKNDEVYWEIGKFIELLAKANPSALELLHTQDSTVRIRHPSMAMLDRSRFLSILCKDTFAGYAMGQVKKARGLNKKIVNPQPEVRRGILDFCHVTHGTGSVPAGKWLEESRIDAACCALCAIDHIPNLYALFVDPSRTLGFKGLVRDEEQSTEPCLSAVPKDYPVSTHLYWNKDAYAKHCREHAEYWDWVKVRNDDRFQSTMEHGKNYDAKNMMHTFRLLHMAREILSGQGLLVDRTHDREELLAIRSGTYAYEDLVARADRLIEDIESASQACNLPEAPSPKSIATLLTTMRRAFDKLEPWASK
- a CDS encoding nucleotidyltransferase domain-containing protein, with protein sequence MLRPLLAAQWIVEQGSVPPMTFEELLVPLKVAERSALLTAIRRLEEAKRHAVEGELHLPEDILLEFIAEQDETSRKAYEAMPEDGPEQRQILETFFLESLVRWA
- the trpS gene encoding tryptophan--tRNA ligase — translated: MRILSGIKPSGEIHFGNYLGMLKPMVDSQDRGELLCFIANLHSLTGLVDGPQMATWTRQMAIDILALGMDPDKSVFWMQSDVPEVAEFSWYLSNYTPVGLLERCHAYKDAIAHGKSPNAGLFTYPVLMAADIVGYGVNKVPVGRDQKQHVEVARDLVGAFNHRHGDVLVLPDPEIGDDVATVQGLDGQKMSKSYGNTLGIFADPAEVKKKIMAIATDSTPLEDPKDPDANPVFAWYKHVASPDAVAEMDRKLRAGGYGWGHAKKELVQAFLDHFAPYRARRAEIAADVDGLKKIMARGAEKARAIHLPILEAVRRCVGVKYL